In the Wyeomyia smithii strain HCP4-BCI-WySm-NY-G18 chromosome 2, ASM2978416v1, whole genome shotgun sequence genome, one interval contains:
- the LOC129722141 gene encoding probable serine/threonine-protein kinase clkA: NNNNNNNNNKNNNNNINNNNNNNNNNNNNNNNNNNNNNNNNNNTNNNNNNNNNNNNNNNNNNNNNNNNNNNNNNNNNNNNNNNNNNINNNNNNNNNNNNNNNNNNNNNNNNKNNNNNNNNNNNNNNNNNNNNNNNNNNNNNNNNNNNNNNNNNNNNNKNNNNNNNNNNNNSNNNNNNNNNNNNNNNNNNNNNNNNNNNNNNNNNNNNNNNNNNNNNYNNNNNNNNNNNNNNNNNNNNSNNYNNNNNNNNNNNNNNNNNNNNNNNNNNNNNNNNNNNNNN; the protein is encoded by the coding sequence aataataataataataataataataataaaaataataataataatattaataataataataataataataataataataataataataataataataataataataataataataataataataataatactaataataataataataataataataataataataataataataataataataataataataataataataataataataataataataataataataataataataataataataataataataatatcaataataataataataataataataataataataataataataataataataataataataataataataataaaaataataataataataataataataataataataataataataataataataataataataataataataataataataataataataataataataataataataataataataataataataataataataataaaaataataataataataataataataataataataacagtaataataataataataataataataataataataataataataataataataataataataataataataataataataataataataataataataataacaataataataataataataataataataataattataataataataataataataataataataataataataataataataataataataataacagtaataattataataataataataataataataataataataataataataataataataataataataataataataataataataataataataataataataataataataataataataat
- the LOC129719956 gene encoding uncharacterized protein LOC129719956: MDDLKLFAETKEKLQLLLQLVSTFSNNICMEFGIDKCRLVNLHRGKVVDADSFRINEREEIRCMVEGESYKYLGFLQLKGIHHTVIKKELQGRFLHRVNSILNSLLSTGNKIKAINTFAVPLLTYSFGVVKWTKTDLEAIERALRVSLTKYRSHHPKSATERVTLPRIGVTDIQALCVSQIQQLRQYFRESQNRHYIYRTVCRADHGFSALHLAQEEYQLNCDLKTVEEKVASWKQKELHGTHPHQLEQAQIDKVASNTWLVRGELFSETESFMVAIQDRVVATKNYRRYILHENVEDRCRKCNLVGESIEHVVAGCQALAEIAYLGRHNAVAKIVHQQLALKRDLVNQYVPCYKYLPDPVLENSCIKLYWDREIITDVLIRANRPDIVVYDKRMKRVTIIDIAVPLN, translated from the coding sequence ATGGACGATCTGAAGCTGTTTGCGGAAACTAAAGAGAAACTGCAACTTCTACTGCAGCTGGTATCGACGTTCAGCAACAATATTTGTATGGAGTTTGGTATCGATAAATGTCGACTAGTCAACCTCCATCGAGGTAAAGTGGTGGACGCCGACAGTTTCCGCATCAACGAGAGAGAGGAGATACGATGTATGGTTGAAGGTGAATCGTACAAGTACCTTGGATTCCTGCAACTGAAAGGCATTCACCACACGGTGATCAAGAAAGAGCTGCAGGGTAGGTTTTTGCATCGTGTCAACAGTATATTGAATTCGCTCCTCTCCACCGGCAACAAGATAAAGGCGATAAATACGTTTGCCGTGCCCTTGTTGACATACAGCTTCGGGGTGGTCAAGTGGACCAAAACGGATTTGGAGGCGATAGAACGAGCGTTACGAGTGTCGCTCACCAAATACCGTTCGCACCACCCAAAATCAGCAACCGAAAGAGTCACCTTGCCACGAATTGGTGTCACCGATATCCAAGCGCTATGCGTTTCCCAGATCCAGCAGTTGCGACAATATTTCAGAGAGAGCCAGAACCGTCATTATATTTATCGCACTGTTTGTCGAGCAGATCATGGATTCAGCGCCCTGCATCTGGCGCAGGAGGAATATCAGCTGAACTGCGACCTGAAAACTGTAGAAGAGAAGGTCGCATCGTGGAAGCAGAAGGAATTGCATGGGACGCACCCCCATCAGTTAGAGCAAGCGCAGATTGATAAAGTGGCATCAAATACGTGGCTGGTGCGAGGTGAGCTCttttcggaaacagaaagtttcATGGTAGCCATCCAGGACCGGGTCGTTGCGACGAAGAACTACCGCAGGTATATATTGCACGAAAACGTAGAAGACCGCTGTCGTAAGTGCAATTTAGTAGGAGAGTCGATCGAGCACGTCGTCGCAGGCTGTCAAGCGTTAGCTGAGATAGCCTATCTCGGTCGGCATAATGCGGTTGCCAAGATTGTGCACCAACAACTTGCACTGAAGCGCGATCTGGTGAACCAGTATGTGCCCTGCTACAAATATCTGCCAGACCCGGTTTTGGAAAATAGCTGCATCAAACTGTACTGGGATCGCGAGATCATAACGGATGTCCTCATACGTGCCAATCGCCCTGATATTGTGGTCTACGACAAAAGAATGAAACGGGTAACCATCATTGATATCGCTGTGCCGTTAAATTGA
- the LOC129722140 gene encoding probable serine/threonine-protein kinase clkA: NNNNNNNNNNNNNNNNNNNNNNNNNNNNNNNNNNNNNNNNNNNNNNNNNNNNNNNNNNNNNNNNNNNNNNNNNNNNNNNNNNNNNNNNNNNNNNNNNNNNNNNNNNNNKNNNNNNNDNNNNNKNNNNNNKNNNYNNNNNNNNNNNNNNNNNNNNNNNNNNNNNNNNNNNNNNNNNNNRNNNNNNNNNNNNNNNNNNNNNNNYNNNNNNNNNNNNNNNNNNNNNNYNNNNNNNNNNNNSNSNNNNNKNNNNNNNNNNNNNNNNNNNNNNNNNNNNNNNNNNNNNNNNNNNNNNNNNNNNNNNNN, translated from the coding sequence aataataataataataataataataataataataataataataataataataataataataataataataataataataataataataataataataataataataataataataataataataataataataataataataataataataataataataataataataataataataataataataataataataataataataataataataataataataataataataataataataataataataataataataataataataataataataataataataataataataataataataataataataataataataataagaataataataataataataatgataataataataataataaaaataataataataataataaaaataataattataataataataataataataataataataataataataataataataataataataataataataataataataataataataataataataataataataataataataataataataataataataatagaaataataataataataataataataataataataataataataataataataataataataataataattataataataataataataataataataataataataataataataataataataataataataataattataataataataataataataataataataataataatagtaatagtaataataataataataaaaataataataataataataataataataataataataataataataataataataataataataataataataataataataataataataataataataataataataataataataataataataataataataataataataataataataataataataataataat